In Candidatus Babeliales bacterium, the following proteins share a genomic window:
- a CDS encoding WD40 repeat domain-containing protein encodes MFIKKLMSFAAFFCAIFLVNPSYASYPPPEKQSFSSFLKGFKESLQKEFHSLLNPSSKEIGSSFELPPENSSEYASYKTLIANSKTLKNMILDNKMLSAKGGIINLPVISEAQLNDLFELIKYTNFDEPKMLNFFNKSTLIKLAAFSHVADYLEIDILLRNLISAIAHRIITSESLSSLNNDTKLHDFIEQFSSNIQSAIAKKIIATMPHHFNYLKKLQAPNGISALAFQLDGTLIASGNSLNNEIILWDFKKGEPIKILRAHEGNTLALASSPMKKTLASASNDGSVIIWNLETREPLHILIGHTGGVVSIAYNSNGSKIASGSIDDTIIIWDTATGKRLQTIKGARAISSIAYNPNDITIASGNWLGMVNVWDLATEKSIQEFSDHHGDIYALAFSPDGKQLASGGADDLIIIRNVEMPKIAHKLIGHKNTVKTIRYNPTFSQLASGSLDKTIIIWDLVTGNSIQTLAEHDGSVNSLSFSSDGTYLASGSADDTIIIWQSSAVKFQSLSLKELLVFFIAQRLYQQNKINQFNPELKKIYDTFPKEVKELAEKNG; translated from the coding sequence ATGTTTATAAAAAAATTAATGAGCTTTGCGGCATTTTTTTGTGCTATCTTTTTGGTTAATCCTTCTTATGCCAGCTACCCACCCCCGGAAAAACAGTCTTTTAGCAGCTTCTTAAAAGGCTTTAAAGAATCTTTACAAAAAGAGTTCCATTCGCTTTTAAATCCTTCGTCAAAAGAAATTGGAAGCTCTTTTGAACTTCCTCCAGAAAACTCTTCCGAATATGCTTCGTATAAGACACTAATAGCGAATTCTAAAACTTTAAAAAATATGATTTTAGACAATAAAATGCTTTCTGCTAAGGGTGGAATCATTAATCTTCCAGTCATTAGTGAAGCCCAACTTAATGATTTGTTTGAATTAATAAAATATACAAACTTTGATGAACCAAAAATGCTGAATTTTTTTAATAAATCTACCCTGATTAAATTGGCAGCCTTCTCTCATGTAGCCGATTATTTGGAAATAGATATTCTTTTACGAAATCTGATTTCCGCTATAGCTCATCGCATCATCACTTCTGAATCACTCTCCTCATTAAATAACGATACTAAGCTACATGATTTTATCGAACAGTTTTCATCAAATATTCAATCTGCCATAGCAAAAAAAATTATTGCCACAATGCCGCATCACTTTAATTATCTTAAAAAACTGCAGGCACCTAATGGAATTTCTGCTTTAGCATTTCAGCTTGATGGCACCTTGATAGCATCAGGAAATTCGTTAAACAATGAAATCATCCTTTGGGATTTTAAAAAAGGTGAACCAATAAAAATACTGAGGGCTCATGAAGGCAATACTTTGGCACTAGCTTCTAGCCCTATGAAAAAAACGCTTGCTTCGGCATCGAACGATGGTAGCGTGATTATTTGGAATTTAGAAACGCGAGAACCTTTGCATATTCTTATAGGACACACCGGCGGCGTAGTTTCAATTGCTTATAATTCAAACGGCAGCAAAATTGCTTCTGGCTCGATCGATGATACGATTATTATTTGGGATACAGCGACAGGAAAACGACTTCAAACAATTAAGGGCGCCCGCGCTATCAGTTCAATAGCTTACAACCCTAATGATATAACCATTGCTTCTGGCAATTGGCTAGGTATGGTCAATGTCTGGGATCTAGCAACGGAAAAATCTATCCAGGAATTCTCAGATCACCACGGCGATATATATGCGCTCGCTTTTAGCCCAGATGGCAAACAGCTTGCCTCAGGAGGCGCTGATGATCTAATTATAATTCGCAATGTTGAAATGCCTAAAATCGCACATAAACTTATCGGCCATAAGAACACGGTAAAAACAATTCGATATAATCCAACTTTTTCACAGCTTGCCTCAGGGTCCCTCGATAAGACAATTATTATTTGGGATCTAGTCACGGGAAACTCAATACAAACTCTCGCAGAACACGATGGATCTGTTAACTCTCTATCTTTTAGTTCAGACGGCACTTACCTTGCTTCCGGATCAGCTGATGACACGATAATTATCTGGCAATCGAGTGCTGTTAAATTCCAATCATTATCTCTTAAAGAGCTCCTTGTTTTTTTTATAGCCCAGCGTCTTTATCAACAAAACAAAATCAACCAATTTAATCCTGAACTCAAAAAAATCTATGATACGTTTCCTAAAGAGGTAAAAGAATTAGCGGAAAAAAATGGATGA
- the murC gene encoding UDP-N-acetylmuramate--L-alanine ligase, whose product MYRKNLHIHFVGIGGIGMSGIAKILKYQGYTISGCDQDLNQQSVHDLEAIGCKIYQGNNTPYCNDTSVDVLVYSSAIRTQNPEIVAAQQRGIPTIPRALMLAELMRTKFSIAIAGAHGKTTTTSLISHILIEAHMDPTVVIGGHLKNISANARFGSGDFLVAEADESDRTLIYLQATLAIVTNIDLEHLDTYTDIDDIKNTFKQFLNNLPFYGCAVLCVDDPHVRSLLPLSHIKTIKYGLDPATADLYAKDIILNADSSNFTVYQKNQPEPLGTIRFSMPGKHNLLNALAATALALHLQVPFEVISRALSTFKGIDRRFSFKGTYRGAEIFDDYGHHPEEIRNTLLVARRRAQGKLIVAFQPHRYTRTDKLWDHFVQMFLDSGIDKLIITDIYPASEDPIPEITGKNLAKAIELRNPSFEVVYAPIESDFQSIIGSVEQRVSDGDLLLLQGAGKINKLADYLAQD is encoded by the coding sequence TTGCCAAAATTTTGAAATATCAGGGATATACTATTTCTGGTTGTGATCAAGACTTGAATCAACAAAGTGTGCATGATTTGGAGGCAATAGGTTGCAAGATCTATCAAGGAAATAATACTCCGTATTGCAACGATACATCGGTAGACGTTTTGGTATATTCTTCAGCGATCAGAACTCAAAACCCCGAAATTGTCGCGGCTCAACAGCGCGGTATACCGACAATCCCGCGAGCGCTTATGCTTGCAGAATTAATGCGCACAAAATTTAGTATTGCAATTGCCGGAGCGCACGGAAAAACTACAACTACTTCACTTATTTCCCATATTTTAATCGAAGCGCACATGGATCCGACGGTGGTGATCGGAGGCCATCTTAAAAACATTTCGGCAAATGCGCGTTTTGGCTCGGGAGATTTTTTAGTTGCCGAAGCTGATGAGAGCGATCGCACCCTCATTTATTTGCAAGCAACGCTCGCTATCGTTACCAACATCGATTTAGAGCATTTGGATACGTACACCGATATTGATGATATAAAAAATACATTCAAACAATTTTTAAATAATTTGCCGTTCTATGGATGCGCAGTTTTGTGCGTCGATGATCCGCATGTTCGTTCACTGCTTCCGCTCTCCCACATTAAAACGATTAAATACGGCCTGGATCCTGCCACTGCCGATCTTTATGCAAAAGATATTATTTTAAATGCCGATTCATCTAATTTTACGGTGTATCAAAAAAATCAACCCGAACCACTTGGCACTATTCGCTTCAGCATGCCGGGAAAACACAATCTTTTGAATGCGTTGGCGGCCACGGCACTCGCGCTGCATCTTCAAGTACCATTTGAAGTTATTTCGCGAGCACTTTCAACATTTAAAGGAATCGATCGACGCTTTAGCTTTAAAGGGACCTATCGCGGCGCAGAAATTTTTGACGATTATGGCCACCATCCTGAAGAGATTCGTAACACTCTACTGGTTGCCCGAAGGCGCGCTCAAGGAAAACTCATTGTAGCTTTCCAACCGCATCGTTATACGCGCACCGATAAATTATGGGATCACTTTGTACAAATGTTTCTAGATAGTGGCATCGATAAACTTATTATTACCGATATTTACCCAGCAAGCGAAGATCCTATTCCTGAAATAACGGGAAAAAATCTTGCCAAAGCTATTGAACTGCGCAATCCATCCTTTGAAGTTGTCTACGCCCCAATCGAATCTGATTTTCAATCGATCATTGGCTCTGTTGAGCAAAGGGTGAGCGATGGTGATCTACTCTTGCTCCAAGGTGCAGGAAAAATAAATAAATTGGCCGACTATTTGGCTCAAGATTAA